The following proteins are encoded in a genomic region of Musa acuminata AAA Group cultivar baxijiao chromosome BXJ2-11, Cavendish_Baxijiao_AAA, whole genome shotgun sequence:
- the LOC135627202 gene encoding meiosis-specific protein PAIR3-like isoform X3 yields MRGEAGANDCWSLGSNPYPSDRISKVSIGITINKFPMLASGAKIKDRLTVPACERIHSSQENIVKENKVPEVTENTKQNGKLTNKEQMASEKLSTRFKPHETPSSQRVHVFADQTTVLDTEEGMLKNIAVVDAKVDQAGKAEKSSAWFSRKPLLHETPTAEKFMFFVNQASVLQSQDGVHKETDSLACGKRLEKDENTERAVPFATMQKMQMLQKGVGYEQPDEVTTDNNGALKKKIWEILGMASESKQNMNLPNSEDKEAYHGKQFGMAPKSNHTMDSSTPGDKMTLSRNQRGEFLKEKSVKPKQNPDAIETHLDSPKEIIRGPITHYFTRKRASCRTFQKLHRGNLYPKIPLSASSTESKPKLEDKNIFAFDQEEAKAVTSGRYVSGHPNISKRKRSEQKNKRIKFRAAPRPKKLVSDKTLKSNEKEQTVLSSVKVTSRRQETRSSPCLVFQHDKDQLQTSNQVLILNHHLQLGANKHLAMPPVLSSAETEEHSGSLKRKRNSWKHDKSQVPNDVHLEKEIDHPSVEKTSIPLVDFQGPSFAKDANPPPPLCKLLNEDLCTPVANWRKIPSRTSSRPQILENHKQETDNSNSDTVSTDETIEIHESENVMLPHDGEGKETEKQPSLSPRKNQRYKSFEASDFINEDYRSSEEWFLNSGSLPESPVGIHRMKRVNYLKDTKISKSSLSSPPHVGTSRIEEATGLHEILEHYPEDELARSVCQLVRLLEKFKSKIRSQICKKSSKILLDAGEKVHLQLQHAESQMEADLGKFLGIGKSKGKCLESKFQEQQERLRFMHNKFKEEVDQHLLGCRSTLEEIEAYKIELKGSLDRQKASHRKLLLQVEGAIESQISDAETRVATLHKEADRKINGLKHVLKEWLLEGTVN; encoded by the exons ATGAGGGGAGAG GCTGGGGCAAATGATTGTTGGAGTTTGGGCAGTAATCCCTATCCTTCTGATAGAATTTCCAAGGTATCAATTGGGATTACTATTAATAAGTTTCCAATGCTGGCATCTGGAGCAAAAATTAAAGATAGACTTACAGTTCCTGCTTGCGAGAGAATACATTCATCTCAAGAAAACATTGTAAAAGAAAACAAAGTACCTGAGGTTACTGAGAACACAAAGCAAAATGGAAAACTGACTAATAAAGAGCAGATGGCTTCAGAAAAATTATCCACAAGATTTAAACCTCATGAGACACCAAGCTCTCAAAGAGTTCATGTATTTGCTGATCAAACTACAGTACTTGATACAGAAGAAGGTATGCTCAAGAACATAGCAGTTGTTGACGCTAAAGTAGATCAGGCAGGTAAAGCTGAGAAGTCTTCAGCGTGGTTTTCCAGAAAGCCCCTACTTCATGAAACACCAACTGCAGAGAAATTTATGTTCTTTGTAAACCAAGCTTCAGTTCTACAGTCACAGGATGGAGTACATAAGGAAACTGATTCTCTTGCTTGCGGAAAGAGATTAGAGAAGGATGAAAACACTGAAAGGGCAGTCCCATTTGCCACCATGCAGAAAATGCAAATGCTACAAAAAGGTGTGGGTTATGAACAGCCTGATGAAGTGACTACGGACAACAATGGGGccctgaagaagaagatttgggaGATACTTGGTATGGCTTCAGAGAGCAAGCAGAATATGAACTTGCCAAATTCTGAAGACAAAGAGGCATACCATGGTAAACAATTTGGTATGGCTCCAAAAAGCAATCATACTATGGACTCATCAACTCCTGGAGACAAAATGACACTCAGTAGAAATCAAAGAGGGGAATTTCTGAAAGAAAAATCAGTCAAACCAAAACAGAATCCAGATGCTATTGAGACTCATTTGGACAGTCCGAAAGAAATCATTAGAGGACCTATTACTCATTATTTTACACGAAAGAGAGCTTCATGTAGAACATTCCAGAAGTTGCACAGGGGTAATTTGTATCCGAAGATTCCATTGTCTGCCTCCAGCACAGAATCTAAACCAAAGTTGGAAGATAAGAACATCTTTGCCTTTGATCAAGAGGAAGCAAAAGCAGTCACTTCAGGCCGATATGTCAGTGGCCATCCTAATATATCGAAAAGGAAGAGGAGtgagcagaaaaacaagagaattaAGTTCAGGGCAGCCCCACGTCCTAAAAAGTTGGTTTCTGACAAGACTCTAAAATCCAATGAAAAAGAACAAACAGTGTTATCTTCTGTTAAAGTAACATCAAGGAGACAGGAAACAAGGTCCTCTCCTTGTCTAGTGTTTCAGCATGACAAAGACCAATTGCAAACATCAAACCAGGTTCTAATTTTGAACCACCACTTACAATTAGGAGCAAATAAGCATTTAGCAATGCCACCAGTATTAAGCAGTGCAGAAACTGAAGAACATTCTGGTAGTCTGAAAAGGAAGAGGAATTCATGGAAACATGATAAAAGCCAAGTGCCAAATGATGTGCATCTGGAGAAGGAGATTGATCATCCATCAGTAGAAAAAACTTCAATTCCATTGGTTGATTTTCAGGGTCCATCTTTTGCGAAGGATGCAAATCCACCTCCACCATTATGCAAACTACTCAATGAGGACCTCTGTACACCAGTAGCAAATTGGAGAAAAATTCCATCAAGAACATCTTCTAGGCCACAAATTTTGGAGAACCACAAACAAGAAACTGACAACTCAAATTCAGATACGGTATCCACT GATGAAACCATAGAGATTCATGAGTCAGAGAATGTGATGCTTCCACATGatggagaaggaaaagaaactgAAAAGCAACCTTCTCTATCTCCAAGAAAAAACCAGAGATATAAGAGCTTTGAAGCAAGTGACTTCATTAATGAAG ATTACAGATCATCTGAAGAATGGTTCTTGAACTCTGGTAGTCTTCCTGAATCTCCTGTTGGAATTCATCGGATGAAAAGGGTAAACTACCTAAAAGATACCAAAATAAGCAAAAGCAGCCTATCCTCACCACCTCATGTTGGCACTTCAA GAATTGAAGAAGCTACTGGATTACATGAAATCTTGGAGCATTATCCAGAGGATGAGTTGGCTAG GTCTGTGTGCCAACTGGTGCGACTTCTGGAAAAATTCAAATCTAAAATAAGGTCACAAATATGCAAAAAAAGCTCAAAGATACTTTTGGATGCtggagaaaaagtacatctgcagCTACAACATGCTGAATCTCAGATGGAAGCAGATCT AGGGAAGTTCCTTGGCATTGGCAAATCCAAGGGTAAATGCTTGGAGTCAAAATTCCAAG AGCAACAAGAAAGACTGAGGTTCATGCACAACAAGTTCAAGGAGGAGGTTGATCAGCATCTCCTAGGCTGCAGGAGCACTCTTGAGGAAATCGAGGCATACAAAATCGAGCTAAAAGGAAGTTTGGACAGGCAAA AGGCTTCACATAGAAAGCTTCTTCTGCAAGTTGAGGGAGCAATAGAATCTCAAATAAGTGATGCAGAAACAAGAGTTGCGACACTTCATAAG GAAGCTGATAGAAAAATAAATGGATTAAAGCATGTTCTGAAGGAGTGGTTGTTAGAAGGCACAGTTAACTGA
- the LOC135627202 gene encoding meiosis-specific protein PAIR3-like isoform X1: MTNTEPLKLQDAGANDCWSLGSNPYPSDRISKVSIGITINKFPMLASGAKIKDRLTVPACERIHSSQENIVKENKVPEVTENTKQNGKLTNKEQMASEKLSTRFKPHETPSSQRVHVFADQTTVLDTEEGMLKNIAVVDAKVDQAGKAEKSSAWFSRKPLLHETPTAEKFMFFVNQASVLQSQDGVHKETDSLACGKRLEKDENTERAVPFATMQKMQMLQKGVGYEQPDEVTTDNNGALKKKIWEILGMASESKQNMNLPNSEDKEAYHGKQFGMAPKSNHTMDSSTPGDKMTLSRNQRGEFLKEKSVKPKQNPDAIETHLDSPKEIIRGPITHYFTRKRASCRTFQKLHRGNLYPKIPLSASSTESKPKLEDKNIFAFDQEEAKAVTSGRYVSGHPNISKRKRSEQKNKRIKFRAAPRPKKLVSDKTLKSNEKEQTVLSSVKVTSRRQETRSSPCLVFQHDKDQLQTSNQVLILNHHLQLGANKHLAMPPVLSSAETEEHSGSLKRKRNSWKHDKSQVPNDVHLEKEIDHPSVEKTSIPLVDFQGPSFAKDANPPPPLCKLLNEDLCTPVANWRKIPSRTSSRPQILENHKQETDNSNSDTVSTDETIEIHESENVMLPHDGEGKETEKQPSLSPRKNQRYKSFEASDFINEDYRSSEEWFLNSGSLPESPVGIHRMKRVNYLKDTKISKSSLSSPPHVGTSRIEEATGLHEILEHYPEDELARSVCQLVRLLEKFKSKIRSQICKKSSKILLDAGEKVHLQLQHAESQMEADLGKFLGIGKSKGKCLESKFQEQQERLRFMHNKFKEEVDQHLLGCRSTLEEIEAYKIELKGSLDRQKASHRKLLLQVEGAIESQISDAETRVATLHKEADRKINGLKHVLKEWLLEGTVN; the protein is encoded by the exons ATGACCAATACTGAACCACTGAAGTTGCAAGAT GCTGGGGCAAATGATTGTTGGAGTTTGGGCAGTAATCCCTATCCTTCTGATAGAATTTCCAAGGTATCAATTGGGATTACTATTAATAAGTTTCCAATGCTGGCATCTGGAGCAAAAATTAAAGATAGACTTACAGTTCCTGCTTGCGAGAGAATACATTCATCTCAAGAAAACATTGTAAAAGAAAACAAAGTACCTGAGGTTACTGAGAACACAAAGCAAAATGGAAAACTGACTAATAAAGAGCAGATGGCTTCAGAAAAATTATCCACAAGATTTAAACCTCATGAGACACCAAGCTCTCAAAGAGTTCATGTATTTGCTGATCAAACTACAGTACTTGATACAGAAGAAGGTATGCTCAAGAACATAGCAGTTGTTGACGCTAAAGTAGATCAGGCAGGTAAAGCTGAGAAGTCTTCAGCGTGGTTTTCCAGAAAGCCCCTACTTCATGAAACACCAACTGCAGAGAAATTTATGTTCTTTGTAAACCAAGCTTCAGTTCTACAGTCACAGGATGGAGTACATAAGGAAACTGATTCTCTTGCTTGCGGAAAGAGATTAGAGAAGGATGAAAACACTGAAAGGGCAGTCCCATTTGCCACCATGCAGAAAATGCAAATGCTACAAAAAGGTGTGGGTTATGAACAGCCTGATGAAGTGACTACGGACAACAATGGGGccctgaagaagaagatttgggaGATACTTGGTATGGCTTCAGAGAGCAAGCAGAATATGAACTTGCCAAATTCTGAAGACAAAGAGGCATACCATGGTAAACAATTTGGTATGGCTCCAAAAAGCAATCATACTATGGACTCATCAACTCCTGGAGACAAAATGACACTCAGTAGAAATCAAAGAGGGGAATTTCTGAAAGAAAAATCAGTCAAACCAAAACAGAATCCAGATGCTATTGAGACTCATTTGGACAGTCCGAAAGAAATCATTAGAGGACCTATTACTCATTATTTTACACGAAAGAGAGCTTCATGTAGAACATTCCAGAAGTTGCACAGGGGTAATTTGTATCCGAAGATTCCATTGTCTGCCTCCAGCACAGAATCTAAACCAAAGTTGGAAGATAAGAACATCTTTGCCTTTGATCAAGAGGAAGCAAAAGCAGTCACTTCAGGCCGATATGTCAGTGGCCATCCTAATATATCGAAAAGGAAGAGGAGtgagcagaaaaacaagagaattaAGTTCAGGGCAGCCCCACGTCCTAAAAAGTTGGTTTCTGACAAGACTCTAAAATCCAATGAAAAAGAACAAACAGTGTTATCTTCTGTTAAAGTAACATCAAGGAGACAGGAAACAAGGTCCTCTCCTTGTCTAGTGTTTCAGCATGACAAAGACCAATTGCAAACATCAAACCAGGTTCTAATTTTGAACCACCACTTACAATTAGGAGCAAATAAGCATTTAGCAATGCCACCAGTATTAAGCAGTGCAGAAACTGAAGAACATTCTGGTAGTCTGAAAAGGAAGAGGAATTCATGGAAACATGATAAAAGCCAAGTGCCAAATGATGTGCATCTGGAGAAGGAGATTGATCATCCATCAGTAGAAAAAACTTCAATTCCATTGGTTGATTTTCAGGGTCCATCTTTTGCGAAGGATGCAAATCCACCTCCACCATTATGCAAACTACTCAATGAGGACCTCTGTACACCAGTAGCAAATTGGAGAAAAATTCCATCAAGAACATCTTCTAGGCCACAAATTTTGGAGAACCACAAACAAGAAACTGACAACTCAAATTCAGATACGGTATCCACT GATGAAACCATAGAGATTCATGAGTCAGAGAATGTGATGCTTCCACATGatggagaaggaaaagaaactgAAAAGCAACCTTCTCTATCTCCAAGAAAAAACCAGAGATATAAGAGCTTTGAAGCAAGTGACTTCATTAATGAAG ATTACAGATCATCTGAAGAATGGTTCTTGAACTCTGGTAGTCTTCCTGAATCTCCTGTTGGAATTCATCGGATGAAAAGGGTAAACTACCTAAAAGATACCAAAATAAGCAAAAGCAGCCTATCCTCACCACCTCATGTTGGCACTTCAA GAATTGAAGAAGCTACTGGATTACATGAAATCTTGGAGCATTATCCAGAGGATGAGTTGGCTAG GTCTGTGTGCCAACTGGTGCGACTTCTGGAAAAATTCAAATCTAAAATAAGGTCACAAATATGCAAAAAAAGCTCAAAGATACTTTTGGATGCtggagaaaaagtacatctgcagCTACAACATGCTGAATCTCAGATGGAAGCAGATCT AGGGAAGTTCCTTGGCATTGGCAAATCCAAGGGTAAATGCTTGGAGTCAAAATTCCAAG AGCAACAAGAAAGACTGAGGTTCATGCACAACAAGTTCAAGGAGGAGGTTGATCAGCATCTCCTAGGCTGCAGGAGCACTCTTGAGGAAATCGAGGCATACAAAATCGAGCTAAAAGGAAGTTTGGACAGGCAAA AGGCTTCACATAGAAAGCTTCTTCTGCAAGTTGAGGGAGCAATAGAATCTCAAATAAGTGATGCAGAAACAAGAGTTGCGACACTTCATAAG GAAGCTGATAGAAAAATAAATGGATTAAAGCATGTTCTGAAGGAGTGGTTGTTAGAAGGCACAGTTAACTGA
- the LOC135627202 gene encoding meiosis-specific protein PAIR3-like isoform X2: MTNTEPLKLQDAGANDCWSLGSNPYPSDRISKVSIGITINKFPMLASGAKIKDRLTVPACERIHSSQENIVKENKVPEVTENTKQNGKLTNKEQMASEKLSTRFKPHETPSSQRVHVFADQTTVLDTEEGMLKNIAVVDAKVDQAGKAEKSSAWFSRKPLLHETPTAEKFMFFVNQASVLQSQDGVHKETDSLACGKRLEKDENTERAVPFATMQKMQMLQKGVGYEQPDEVTTDNNGALKKKIWEILGMASESKQNMNLPNSEDKEAYHGKQFGMAPKSNHTMDSSTPGDKMTLSRNQRGEFLKEKSVKPKQNPDAIETHLDSPKEIIRGPITHYFTRKRASCRTFQKLHRGNLYPKIPLSASSTESKPKLEDKNIFAFDQEEAKAVTSGRYVSGHPNISKRKRSEQKNKRIKFRAAPRPKKLVSDKTLKSNEKEQTVLSSVKVTSRRQETRSSPCLVFQHDKDQLQTSNQVLILNHHLQLGANKHLAMPPVLSSAETEEHSGSLKRKRNSWKHDKSQVPNDVHLEKEIDHPSVEKTSIPLVDFQGPSFAKDANPPPPLCKLLNEDLCTPVANWRKIPSRTSSRPQILENHKQETDNSNSDTDETIEIHESENVMLPHDGEGKETEKQPSLSPRKNQRYKSFEASDFINEDYRSSEEWFLNSGSLPESPVGIHRMKRVNYLKDTKISKSSLSSPPHVGTSRIEEATGLHEILEHYPEDELARSVCQLVRLLEKFKSKIRSQICKKSSKILLDAGEKVHLQLQHAESQMEADLGKFLGIGKSKGKCLESKFQEQQERLRFMHNKFKEEVDQHLLGCRSTLEEIEAYKIELKGSLDRQKASHRKLLLQVEGAIESQISDAETRVATLHKEADRKINGLKHVLKEWLLEGTVN; encoded by the exons ATGACCAATACTGAACCACTGAAGTTGCAAGAT GCTGGGGCAAATGATTGTTGGAGTTTGGGCAGTAATCCCTATCCTTCTGATAGAATTTCCAAGGTATCAATTGGGATTACTATTAATAAGTTTCCAATGCTGGCATCTGGAGCAAAAATTAAAGATAGACTTACAGTTCCTGCTTGCGAGAGAATACATTCATCTCAAGAAAACATTGTAAAAGAAAACAAAGTACCTGAGGTTACTGAGAACACAAAGCAAAATGGAAAACTGACTAATAAAGAGCAGATGGCTTCAGAAAAATTATCCACAAGATTTAAACCTCATGAGACACCAAGCTCTCAAAGAGTTCATGTATTTGCTGATCAAACTACAGTACTTGATACAGAAGAAGGTATGCTCAAGAACATAGCAGTTGTTGACGCTAAAGTAGATCAGGCAGGTAAAGCTGAGAAGTCTTCAGCGTGGTTTTCCAGAAAGCCCCTACTTCATGAAACACCAACTGCAGAGAAATTTATGTTCTTTGTAAACCAAGCTTCAGTTCTACAGTCACAGGATGGAGTACATAAGGAAACTGATTCTCTTGCTTGCGGAAAGAGATTAGAGAAGGATGAAAACACTGAAAGGGCAGTCCCATTTGCCACCATGCAGAAAATGCAAATGCTACAAAAAGGTGTGGGTTATGAACAGCCTGATGAAGTGACTACGGACAACAATGGGGccctgaagaagaagatttgggaGATACTTGGTATGGCTTCAGAGAGCAAGCAGAATATGAACTTGCCAAATTCTGAAGACAAAGAGGCATACCATGGTAAACAATTTGGTATGGCTCCAAAAAGCAATCATACTATGGACTCATCAACTCCTGGAGACAAAATGACACTCAGTAGAAATCAAAGAGGGGAATTTCTGAAAGAAAAATCAGTCAAACCAAAACAGAATCCAGATGCTATTGAGACTCATTTGGACAGTCCGAAAGAAATCATTAGAGGACCTATTACTCATTATTTTACACGAAAGAGAGCTTCATGTAGAACATTCCAGAAGTTGCACAGGGGTAATTTGTATCCGAAGATTCCATTGTCTGCCTCCAGCACAGAATCTAAACCAAAGTTGGAAGATAAGAACATCTTTGCCTTTGATCAAGAGGAAGCAAAAGCAGTCACTTCAGGCCGATATGTCAGTGGCCATCCTAATATATCGAAAAGGAAGAGGAGtgagcagaaaaacaagagaattaAGTTCAGGGCAGCCCCACGTCCTAAAAAGTTGGTTTCTGACAAGACTCTAAAATCCAATGAAAAAGAACAAACAGTGTTATCTTCTGTTAAAGTAACATCAAGGAGACAGGAAACAAGGTCCTCTCCTTGTCTAGTGTTTCAGCATGACAAAGACCAATTGCAAACATCAAACCAGGTTCTAATTTTGAACCACCACTTACAATTAGGAGCAAATAAGCATTTAGCAATGCCACCAGTATTAAGCAGTGCAGAAACTGAAGAACATTCTGGTAGTCTGAAAAGGAAGAGGAATTCATGGAAACATGATAAAAGCCAAGTGCCAAATGATGTGCATCTGGAGAAGGAGATTGATCATCCATCAGTAGAAAAAACTTCAATTCCATTGGTTGATTTTCAGGGTCCATCTTTTGCGAAGGATGCAAATCCACCTCCACCATTATGCAAACTACTCAATGAGGACCTCTGTACACCAGTAGCAAATTGGAGAAAAATTCCATCAAGAACATCTTCTAGGCCACAAATTTTGGAGAACCACAAACAAGAAACTGACAACTCAAATTCAGATACG GATGAAACCATAGAGATTCATGAGTCAGAGAATGTGATGCTTCCACATGatggagaaggaaaagaaactgAAAAGCAACCTTCTCTATCTCCAAGAAAAAACCAGAGATATAAGAGCTTTGAAGCAAGTGACTTCATTAATGAAG ATTACAGATCATCTGAAGAATGGTTCTTGAACTCTGGTAGTCTTCCTGAATCTCCTGTTGGAATTCATCGGATGAAAAGGGTAAACTACCTAAAAGATACCAAAATAAGCAAAAGCAGCCTATCCTCACCACCTCATGTTGGCACTTCAA GAATTGAAGAAGCTACTGGATTACATGAAATCTTGGAGCATTATCCAGAGGATGAGTTGGCTAG GTCTGTGTGCCAACTGGTGCGACTTCTGGAAAAATTCAAATCTAAAATAAGGTCACAAATATGCAAAAAAAGCTCAAAGATACTTTTGGATGCtggagaaaaagtacatctgcagCTACAACATGCTGAATCTCAGATGGAAGCAGATCT AGGGAAGTTCCTTGGCATTGGCAAATCCAAGGGTAAATGCTTGGAGTCAAAATTCCAAG AGCAACAAGAAAGACTGAGGTTCATGCACAACAAGTTCAAGGAGGAGGTTGATCAGCATCTCCTAGGCTGCAGGAGCACTCTTGAGGAAATCGAGGCATACAAAATCGAGCTAAAAGGAAGTTTGGACAGGCAAA AGGCTTCACATAGAAAGCTTCTTCTGCAAGTTGAGGGAGCAATAGAATCTCAAATAAGTGATGCAGAAACAAGAGTTGCGACACTTCATAAG GAAGCTGATAGAAAAATAAATGGATTAAAGCATGTTCTGAAGGAGTGGTTGTTAGAAGGCACAGTTAACTGA
- the LOC135627202 gene encoding meiosis-specific protein PAIR3-like isoform X4: MTNTEPLKLQDAGANDCWSLGSNPYPSDRISKVSIGITINKFPMLASGAKIKDRLTVPACERIHSSQENIVKENKVPEVTENTKQNGKLTNKEQMASEKLSTRFKPHETPSSQRVHVFADQTTVLDTEEGMLKNIAVVDAKVDQAGKAEKSSAWFSRKPLLHETPTAEKFMFFVNQASVLQSQDGVHKETDSLACGKRLEKDENTERAVPFATMQKMQMLQKGVGYEQPDEVTTDNNGALKKKIWEILGMASESKQNMNLPNSEDKEAYHGKQFGMAPKSNHTMDSSTPGDKMTLSRNQRGEFLKEKSVKPKQNPDAIETHLDSPKEIIRGPITHYFTRKRASCRTFQKLHRGNLYPKIPLSASSTESKPKLEDKNIFAFDQEEAKAVTSGRYVSGHPNISKRKRSEQKNKRIKFRAAPRPKKLVSDKTLKSNEKEQTVLSSVKVTSRRQETRSSPCLVFQHDKDQLQTSNQVLILNHHLQLGANKHLAMPPVLSSAETEEHSGSLKRKRNSWKHDKSQVPNDVHLEKEIDHPSVEKTSIPLVDFQGPSFAKDANPPPPLCKLLNEDLCTPVANWRKIPSRTSSRPQILENHKQETDNSNSDTVSTDETIEIHESENVMLPHDGEGKETEKQPSLSPRKNQRYKSFEASDFINEDYRSSEEWFLNSGSLPESPVGIHRMKRVNYLKDTKISKSSLSSPPHVGTSRIEEATGLHEILEHYPEDELARSVCQLVRLLEKFKSKIRSQICKKSSKILLDAGEKVHLQLQHAESQMEADLGKFLGIGKSKGKCLESKFQVD, translated from the exons ATGACCAATACTGAACCACTGAAGTTGCAAGAT GCTGGGGCAAATGATTGTTGGAGTTTGGGCAGTAATCCCTATCCTTCTGATAGAATTTCCAAGGTATCAATTGGGATTACTATTAATAAGTTTCCAATGCTGGCATCTGGAGCAAAAATTAAAGATAGACTTACAGTTCCTGCTTGCGAGAGAATACATTCATCTCAAGAAAACATTGTAAAAGAAAACAAAGTACCTGAGGTTACTGAGAACACAAAGCAAAATGGAAAACTGACTAATAAAGAGCAGATGGCTTCAGAAAAATTATCCACAAGATTTAAACCTCATGAGACACCAAGCTCTCAAAGAGTTCATGTATTTGCTGATCAAACTACAGTACTTGATACAGAAGAAGGTATGCTCAAGAACATAGCAGTTGTTGACGCTAAAGTAGATCAGGCAGGTAAAGCTGAGAAGTCTTCAGCGTGGTTTTCCAGAAAGCCCCTACTTCATGAAACACCAACTGCAGAGAAATTTATGTTCTTTGTAAACCAAGCTTCAGTTCTACAGTCACAGGATGGAGTACATAAGGAAACTGATTCTCTTGCTTGCGGAAAGAGATTAGAGAAGGATGAAAACACTGAAAGGGCAGTCCCATTTGCCACCATGCAGAAAATGCAAATGCTACAAAAAGGTGTGGGTTATGAACAGCCTGATGAAGTGACTACGGACAACAATGGGGccctgaagaagaagatttgggaGATACTTGGTATGGCTTCAGAGAGCAAGCAGAATATGAACTTGCCAAATTCTGAAGACAAAGAGGCATACCATGGTAAACAATTTGGTATGGCTCCAAAAAGCAATCATACTATGGACTCATCAACTCCTGGAGACAAAATGACACTCAGTAGAAATCAAAGAGGGGAATTTCTGAAAGAAAAATCAGTCAAACCAAAACAGAATCCAGATGCTATTGAGACTCATTTGGACAGTCCGAAAGAAATCATTAGAGGACCTATTACTCATTATTTTACACGAAAGAGAGCTTCATGTAGAACATTCCAGAAGTTGCACAGGGGTAATTTGTATCCGAAGATTCCATTGTCTGCCTCCAGCACAGAATCTAAACCAAAGTTGGAAGATAAGAACATCTTTGCCTTTGATCAAGAGGAAGCAAAAGCAGTCACTTCAGGCCGATATGTCAGTGGCCATCCTAATATATCGAAAAGGAAGAGGAGtgagcagaaaaacaagagaattaAGTTCAGGGCAGCCCCACGTCCTAAAAAGTTGGTTTCTGACAAGACTCTAAAATCCAATGAAAAAGAACAAACAGTGTTATCTTCTGTTAAAGTAACATCAAGGAGACAGGAAACAAGGTCCTCTCCTTGTCTAGTGTTTCAGCATGACAAAGACCAATTGCAAACATCAAACCAGGTTCTAATTTTGAACCACCACTTACAATTAGGAGCAAATAAGCATTTAGCAATGCCACCAGTATTAAGCAGTGCAGAAACTGAAGAACATTCTGGTAGTCTGAAAAGGAAGAGGAATTCATGGAAACATGATAAAAGCCAAGTGCCAAATGATGTGCATCTGGAGAAGGAGATTGATCATCCATCAGTAGAAAAAACTTCAATTCCATTGGTTGATTTTCAGGGTCCATCTTTTGCGAAGGATGCAAATCCACCTCCACCATTATGCAAACTACTCAATGAGGACCTCTGTACACCAGTAGCAAATTGGAGAAAAATTCCATCAAGAACATCTTCTAGGCCACAAATTTTGGAGAACCACAAACAAGAAACTGACAACTCAAATTCAGATACGGTATCCACT GATGAAACCATAGAGATTCATGAGTCAGAGAATGTGATGCTTCCACATGatggagaaggaaaagaaactgAAAAGCAACCTTCTCTATCTCCAAGAAAAAACCAGAGATATAAGAGCTTTGAAGCAAGTGACTTCATTAATGAAG ATTACAGATCATCTGAAGAATGGTTCTTGAACTCTGGTAGTCTTCCTGAATCTCCTGTTGGAATTCATCGGATGAAAAGGGTAAACTACCTAAAAGATACCAAAATAAGCAAAAGCAGCCTATCCTCACCACCTCATGTTGGCACTTCAA GAATTGAAGAAGCTACTGGATTACATGAAATCTTGGAGCATTATCCAGAGGATGAGTTGGCTAG GTCTGTGTGCCAACTGGTGCGACTTCTGGAAAAATTCAAATCTAAAATAAGGTCACAAATATGCAAAAAAAGCTCAAAGATACTTTTGGATGCtggagaaaaagtacatctgcagCTACAACATGCTGAATCTCAGATGGAAGCAGATCT AGGGAAGTTCCTTGGCATTGGCAAATCCAAGGGTAAATGCTTGGAGTCAAAATTCCAAG TTGATTAG